The sequence below is a genomic window from Brevibacillus agri.
AGTCATTCGCATGGGCATGGACGTGCGAATCAAATGTACGGGCTGCGACCACAGTGTCATGATCGGTCGTCTTGAATTTGAACGCAAACTGAAAAAAATATTGGTGCGCGCAGAG
It includes:
- a CDS encoding DUF951 domain-containing protein, which codes for MERKQFGLGDIVQMKKPHPCGTNAWKVIRMGMDVRIKCTGCDHSVMIGRLEFERKLKKILVRAEEEPKE